One Gordonia mangrovi genomic region harbors:
- a CDS encoding helicase-related protein, whose protein sequence is MKLSDLSPGISIAGRWPQAVTVVSVAHHGDDAASLVLRYADGTFAEEMVFAADVTSLTTVDDTTVDWTFSAAPGQFKLATEALRIRMAGVHDPMVAVATSDISPLPHQIRAVYGELLPRTPLRFLLADDPGAGKTIMAGLYAKELILRGDLTRMLIVAPGGLVEQWQDELDSKFGITATLLTREVINASIDSDPFRTHPFLIARMDQLARDEEIAERLGRSEWDLVVVDEAHRMSANWWGGELRKTKRFALGQLMGSITRHLLLMTATPHSGSEENFQAFLSLLDPDRFEGQFRPGAHATETAGLMRRMVKEELLTFDGRRLFPERIAETVPYRLSPGERQLYDAVTHYVREEMNRAEQHSDSPHRRTVGFALTVLQRRLASSTHAIVRSLERRRIRLTTKRAEMASGQHPISEPGLRLPNPDDFDDPDQFNAEEYERLEEEVVDAATAARTVAELDVEIAILDDLVALARQVRDSGVDRKWAELRNLLTDHDLLSAPDGERRKLIVFTEHRDTLEYLTRQIRNVLGNDEAVVTIHGGTRRSERKSVRERFTQDPARQVLVATDAAGEGLNLQAAHLMINYDLPWNPNRLEQRFGRIHRIGQSHVCRLWNIVADETREGHVYARLLEKMEQQRNAYGGKLFDILGDAFAEKPLRTLLMDAIRYGDDPARIDEIERVVDSQIAEGCGDLVRERALAKETLNPLELDRLRREMDEASARRLQPYYIEKFFVDAFSELGGRLSRREKRRYQITNVPGPLRHRPGRREHFGKPVVAAYERVTFEPNALGGRDTMRAELLAPGHPLLDAVLDATIEKHLPDLQRGTTLFDPLDSATEPYVLLAISSEVLDGHQHVVSKRFAFVELRADGSVVDAGPAPHLDLAPPPSSAADAVDRAREHRLLDAGLVDRAMGWAASIAAPHHLADARSRLLPTIEKTTAAVRTRLISQVNYLDGEAARRRESDATGRTRKPRNTQSPDRLEARARELERRLAVRTDELSKDAALVARPPTLTAAMLVVPAGMVGGSLATLARDTAVTERRAVDAILAAETALGRQPEEMPHNNKGYDIRSVPPRDSLGAARPTVFLEVKGRVEGAEDFFVTYNEVLHARNTGEQHRLALVSVSDAGPEHDRIRYVTDYFRDFDMGSTDVSGVQLDWHKVWSKGRPPH, encoded by the coding sequence GTGAAGCTGAGTGATCTGTCGCCCGGCATCTCCATTGCGGGACGGTGGCCGCAAGCCGTAACGGTCGTGTCGGTGGCCCACCACGGCGACGACGCGGCGTCACTCGTACTTCGCTACGCTGATGGCACATTCGCCGAAGAAATGGTGTTCGCCGCAGACGTGACGAGCCTGACGACGGTCGACGACACAACCGTCGACTGGACATTTTCTGCTGCACCTGGCCAATTCAAGCTGGCCACCGAGGCACTGCGCATCAGAATGGCCGGCGTACACGACCCGATGGTCGCAGTCGCCACCAGCGACATATCTCCGCTTCCCCACCAGATACGTGCGGTGTACGGAGAACTGCTGCCGCGCACACCGTTACGCTTCCTCCTGGCAGACGACCCGGGTGCCGGCAAGACGATCATGGCCGGGCTCTACGCCAAGGAGCTGATCCTTCGGGGCGACCTGACACGCATGCTCATCGTCGCGCCCGGCGGCCTGGTCGAGCAGTGGCAGGATGAATTGGACAGCAAGTTCGGCATCACCGCTACGCTTCTCACGCGCGAAGTGATCAATGCAAGTATTGACTCAGACCCGTTCAGGACCCATCCCTTCCTCATCGCACGCATGGATCAGCTCGCACGGGACGAGGAGATCGCCGAACGGCTCGGACGCAGCGAATGGGACCTCGTCGTGGTTGACGAGGCCCACCGGATGTCGGCGAACTGGTGGGGCGGCGAGCTCAGGAAGACCAAGAGGTTCGCTCTTGGTCAGCTTATGGGCTCCATCACTCGGCATCTCCTCCTCATGACGGCGACGCCGCATTCCGGCAGTGAAGAGAACTTTCAGGCCTTCCTCAGCCTGCTCGATCCGGATCGCTTTGAAGGTCAGTTTCGTCCCGGCGCCCATGCCACCGAGACCGCCGGGCTCATGCGGCGCATGGTCAAGGAGGAACTGCTCACCTTCGACGGCAGACGGCTCTTTCCCGAACGTATCGCCGAAACCGTGCCGTACCGGCTCTCACCTGGCGAGCGGCAACTGTACGACGCAGTGACGCACTATGTCCGCGAAGAGATGAACCGTGCTGAACAGCACAGCGATTCGCCTCACCGACGGACTGTCGGGTTTGCACTCACCGTGCTTCAGCGCCGGCTGGCGTCCAGCACGCATGCCATCGTGCGCAGTCTGGAGCGGCGACGCATACGTCTCACAACGAAGCGCGCTGAGATGGCCTCTGGACAGCACCCGATCTCAGAACCGGGGCTCCGGTTGCCGAATCCGGACGATTTCGATGATCCTGACCAGTTCAATGCCGAGGAGTACGAGCGACTCGAGGAAGAAGTCGTCGATGCAGCGACTGCGGCTCGCACCGTCGCGGAACTCGACGTCGAAATCGCAATTCTCGATGACCTCGTCGCGCTCGCCCGCCAGGTTCGCGACAGCGGTGTCGACCGTAAGTGGGCCGAACTCCGCAACCTCCTGACCGATCATGACCTTCTCAGTGCACCCGACGGCGAGCGGCGGAAGTTGATCGTCTTCACCGAGCATCGGGACACACTGGAGTACTTGACGCGGCAGATCCGCAATGTGCTCGGAAACGATGAGGCCGTTGTGACCATCCATGGCGGCACGCGGCGCAGCGAACGCAAGTCAGTCCGCGAGCGGTTCACTCAGGACCCGGCCCGGCAGGTGCTGGTCGCGACCGACGCCGCAGGCGAAGGACTGAATCTGCAGGCCGCTCACCTCATGATCAACTATGACCTGCCCTGGAACCCCAACCGTCTAGAACAACGATTCGGCCGGATTCACCGCATCGGCCAGAGTCACGTCTGCCGACTGTGGAACATCGTCGCCGACGAAACCCGCGAGGGTCACGTCTACGCCCGATTGCTGGAGAAGATGGAGCAACAGCGAAATGCATACGGCGGCAAACTCTTCGACATACTCGGCGACGCGTTCGCGGAGAAGCCGCTCAGGACACTACTGATGGATGCGATCCGATACGGTGACGACCCAGCACGAATCGACGAGATCGAACGTGTGGTGGACAGCCAGATCGCAGAGGGCTGCGGCGACCTCGTGCGCGAACGCGCGTTGGCCAAGGAGACGTTGAATCCGCTCGAACTCGACAGACTTCGTCGTGAAATGGACGAGGCCTCCGCCCGCCGTCTGCAGCCATACTACATCGAGAAGTTCTTCGTCGATGCGTTCAGCGAGTTGGGGGGCCGACTGTCCCGCCGCGAGAAACGTCGCTACCAGATCACCAACGTTCCTGGGCCGCTACGACATCGTCCTGGACGCCGGGAGCATTTCGGCAAGCCCGTGGTGGCCGCGTATGAGCGGGTCACATTCGAACCCAATGCGCTCGGCGGCCGGGACACAATGCGGGCTGAACTGTTGGCGCCGGGTCACCCGCTCCTTGATGCGGTGCTCGATGCAACGATCGAAAAGCACCTTCCCGACCTCCAGCGAGGTACCACTCTGTTCGATCCGCTCGACAGCGCCACGGAACCCTATGTGTTGCTGGCGATCTCCAGTGAGGTGCTCGATGGGCACCAGCACGTCGTGAGCAAACGGTTCGCCTTTGTCGAACTGCGGGCCGATGGATCGGTCGTGGATGCGGGGCCTGCACCTCATCTCGATCTCGCGCCGCCACCATCGAGCGCAGCAGACGCTGTCGACCGCGCTCGGGAGCATCGCTTGCTCGATGCGGGACTCGTTGACCGCGCGATGGGTTGGGCCGCGAGCATCGCCGCACCGCACCACCTGGCGGATGCGCGGTCGAGACTTCTCCCAACGATCGAGAAGACCACAGCGGCTGTGCGCACTCGCCTGATCAGCCAGGTGAACTATCTGGACGGCGAGGCAGCCCGCCGGCGCGAGAGCGATGCCACCGGACGGACACGGAAACCGCGCAACACGCAAAGTCCAGATCGCCTGGAAGCGCGTGCTCGAGAACTGGAGCGCAGGTTGGCGGTTCGGACCGATGAGCTCTCGAAAGACGCAGCCCTCGTTGCACGGCCGCCGACGTTGACCGCTGCCATGCTGGTCGTCCCGGCCGGGATGGTCGGTGGTTCGCTGGCAACGCTCGCCCGCGACACAGCGGTTACCGAGCGACGGGCAGTCGACGCGATACTCGCCGCGGAGACCGCTCTCGGCCGGCAACCCGAGGAGATGCCGCACAACAACAAGGGTTACGACATTCGGTCGGTACCGCCACGCGACTCCTTGGGCGCCGCGCGGCCAACGGTGTTTCTCGAGGTGAAGGGCCGCGTCGAGGGCGCCGAAGACTTCTTCGTCACCTACAACGAGGTCCTGCATGCCCGCAATACGGGTGAACAGCACCGATTGGCGCTGGTCTCGGTCAGCGACGCGGGACCCGAGCATGATCGAATCCGATATGTCACCGACTACTTCCGGGACTTCGACATGGGCAGCACGGACGTATCGGGTGTGCAGCTCGATTGGCACAAGGTGTGGTCGAAGGGAAGGCCTCCGCACTGA
- a CDS encoding helix-turn-helix domain-containing protein, which produces MIRQIRGLSQQEVAQLCGMHHNQVSNLERNRSNRDPFIADPQLSTVYRLARALEVPPAYLLPDLDHLVRRRSPEQATVRELSRVEDALRRLLAEQTT; this is translated from the coding sequence GTGATCCGGCAGATTCGCGGACTGTCTCAACAAGAGGTCGCTCAGTTGTGCGGCATGCATCACAACCAGGTGTCGAACCTCGAGCGCAACAGGAGTAACCGCGACCCTTTCATCGCGGACCCGCAGTTGTCGACTGTGTACCGGCTGGCGCGGGCGTTGGAGGTCCCACCTGCCTACCTATTACCTGATCTCGACCACCTGGTTCGCCGTCGGTCTCCTGAGCAGGCGACGGTTCGTGAACTCTCTCGCGTCGAGGACGCTTTGCGGCGACTTCTCGCCGAGCAGACGACGTAG
- the greA gene encoding transcription elongation factor GreA — MTDTQVTWLTQESHDRLKGELDSLIANRPVIAAEINERREEGDLKENGGYHAAREEQGQQEARIRQLQELLNNAKVGEAPTQSGVALPGSVVKVYYDGDESDTETFLIATREESAKDGSIETYSPSSPLGAALIDAKVGETREYTVPSGAVVKVTLLSAEPYHS, encoded by the coding sequence ATGACCGACACACAGGTGACGTGGCTGACCCAGGAGTCGCATGACCGCCTCAAGGGCGAACTCGATTCCCTGATCGCCAACCGACCGGTCATTGCTGCCGAGATCAATGAACGTCGCGAAGAGGGCGACCTCAAGGAGAACGGTGGATACCACGCGGCCCGCGAAGAGCAGGGCCAGCAGGAGGCGCGTATCCGCCAGCTCCAGGAACTGCTGAACAACGCCAAGGTCGGCGAGGCCCCCACCCAGTCCGGTGTGGCGCTGCCCGGTTCGGTGGTCAAGGTCTACTACGACGGCGACGAGAGCGACACCGAGACCTTCCTGATCGCCACCCGCGAGGAGAGCGCCAAGGACGGCTCCATCGAGACCTATTCGCCCAGCTCACCGCTGGGTGCCGCCCTGATCGACGCCAAGGTCGGCGAGACGCGCGAGTACACCGTGCCCAGCGGCGCGGTCGTCAAGGTCACGCTGCTGAGCGCCGAGCCGTACCACAGCTGA
- a CDS encoding queuosine precursor transporter, whose translation MTQKHRDRAVFATLSSPYYAYLLALFVGVMLISNITGTKGVILFDDWLHVSLGPIQMDGLVTDGAFYLFPLAYVLGDVISEVYGFRAMRRAILAGFVVLAIASICFWLTIELPAAEFYEGQEAFRTVAGVVPQFLLAGLAGYLAGEFLNSFVLVKMKERAGERHLWARLIGSTVVGEFADTLVFCSIAASALGISTWGDFINYTIVGFVWKTLVEIVIMPLTYLVVGWLKKREPSYQQALNETRSQTSDVL comes from the coding sequence GTGACGCAGAAGCACCGGGACAGGGCCGTGTTCGCTACGCTGTCCAGCCCGTACTACGCCTATCTGCTGGCCCTGTTCGTCGGCGTGATGCTCATCAGCAACATCACCGGCACCAAGGGCGTCATCCTCTTCGACGACTGGCTGCATGTCTCGCTGGGCCCCATCCAGATGGACGGCCTGGTCACCGACGGTGCGTTCTACCTGTTTCCGCTGGCCTATGTGCTCGGTGACGTCATCAGCGAGGTGTACGGATTTCGCGCCATGCGCAGGGCCATCCTGGCCGGTTTCGTGGTGCTGGCGATCGCGTCGATCTGCTTCTGGCTCACGATCGAACTGCCCGCCGCGGAGTTCTACGAAGGTCAGGAGGCCTTCCGGACAGTGGCCGGGGTGGTGCCCCAGTTCCTCCTCGCCGGGCTGGCCGGCTACCTCGCCGGCGAATTCCTCAACTCGTTCGTGCTGGTGAAGATGAAGGAGCGAGCAGGTGAGCGTCACCTGTGGGCGCGCCTGATCGGTTCCACGGTGGTCGGCGAGTTCGCCGACACGCTGGTGTTCTGCTCGATCGCAGCCTCGGCGCTGGGCATTTCCACCTGGGGTGATTTCATCAACTACACCATCGTCGGATTTGTCTGGAAGACGTTGGTGGAGATCGTGATCATGCCGCTGACCTACCTCGTCGTGGGGTGGTTGAAGAAGCGCGAACCGAGCTATCAGCAAGCGCTGAACGAGACACGTTCGCAAACATCGGATGTGCTTTAG
- a CDS encoding DUF4307 domain-containing protein translates to MNSSVGGTGAGDGEGPRSGPRATYPAAQSARSRRNWFIALSVLVVAAGIGLAVLGYSRFASPDVSGEATGYDIVDQSTVVVQFTVTRADPGRPVACVVRGRSIDGDETGRREILIPAGSQTQVGIRTEVATSKPPVIGEVFGCTADVPAYLTESTP, encoded by the coding sequence GTGAACAGTTCAGTCGGGGGCACCGGCGCAGGTGACGGCGAAGGTCCGCGCAGCGGACCACGCGCCACCTATCCGGCGGCACAATCGGCGAGGAGCCGTCGGAACTGGTTCATCGCGCTGTCTGTGCTGGTCGTGGCCGCAGGTATCGGGCTCGCCGTCCTCGGCTACTCGAGATTCGCCAGTCCCGACGTGTCCGGGGAGGCGACCGGCTACGACATCGTCGACCAGTCGACTGTGGTCGTCCAGTTCACGGTGACCCGTGCGGATCCGGGACGGCCGGTGGCGTGCGTGGTGCGCGGCCGGTCGATCGACGGTGACGAGACCGGCCGGCGCGAGATCCTGATCCCGGCCGGCTCGCAGACCCAGGTCGGCATCCGGACCGAGGTCGCCACGTCCAAACCGCCGGTCATCGGTGAGGTCTTCGGCTGCACTGCAGACGTTCCCGCCTACCTAACAGAATCGACACCGTGA
- the mca gene encoding mycothiol conjugate amidase Mca, with protein sequence MTESHTGGPHAGLRLMAVHAHPDDESSKGAATSAKYAAEGHEVLVVTLTGGERGDILNPAMDRPGIKERMSEVREEEMANAAAALGVAQTWLGFVDSGLPEGDPLPPVPEGSFADIDIEEPIEALVRVVREFRPHVMITYDEHGGYPHPDHIRDHEVSVAAFERAGDPDAHPGTGEPWTVSKLYYTHGFIKDRMVLFSDEFERHGQESPFTEWLERWERDPSRGDLMGRVTTQVECAKYFPQRDDALRAHATQIDPNGVFFAVPLEWQQRLWPTEEFELAKTRVKTSIPETDLFAGIEEP encoded by the coding sequence GTGACCGAATCTCACACTGGTGGACCCCACGCCGGTCTTCGTCTGATGGCGGTGCATGCACACCCGGACGACGAGTCGAGCAAGGGTGCCGCCACGTCCGCCAAGTATGCGGCGGAGGGACATGAGGTGCTCGTCGTCACCCTCACCGGTGGCGAGCGCGGCGACATCCTGAACCCGGCGATGGATCGCCCGGGCATCAAGGAGCGCATGAGCGAGGTCCGCGAGGAAGAAATGGCGAACGCGGCCGCCGCGCTGGGCGTCGCACAGACCTGGTTGGGCTTCGTCGACTCCGGGCTTCCCGAGGGGGACCCGCTTCCGCCGGTCCCGGAGGGATCGTTCGCCGACATCGACATCGAAGAGCCGATCGAGGCCCTCGTCCGTGTGGTCCGGGAGTTCCGGCCGCACGTGATGATCACCTACGACGAGCACGGCGGCTATCCGCACCCGGACCACATCCGTGACCACGAGGTGTCGGTCGCAGCGTTCGAGCGTGCCGGGGACCCCGACGCCCATCCGGGCACCGGGGAACCGTGGACCGTCTCGAAGCTGTACTACACGCACGGCTTCATCAAGGACCGCATGGTCTTGTTCTCCGACGAGTTCGAGCGCCACGGCCAGGAGAGTCCGTTCACCGAATGGCTCGAACGGTGGGAGCGCGACCCGAGTCGCGGAGACCTGATGGGTCGGGTGACCACGCAGGTGGAGTGCGCAAAGTACTTCCCGCAGCGTGACGACGCGTTGCGTGCCCACGCCACCCAGATCGATCCCAACGGGGTGTTCTTCGCCGTGCCGCTCGAGTGGCAGCAGCGACTGTGGCCCACCGAGGAGTTCGAGCTCGCCAAGACGCGGGTGAAGACGTCGATCCCGGAGACCGACCTGTTCGCCGGAATCGAGGAGCCGTGA
- a CDS encoding thioredoxin domain-containing protein encodes MSEGKPTPNLLGNSTSPYLRQHADNPVAWQEWGDSALAEAAQRDVPILLSVGYAACHWCHVMAHESFENDVVAAQMNRDFVCVKVDREERPDIDAIYMNATVAMTGQGGWPMTSFLTPTGEPFYCGTYFPVTARGGMPSFPQIMSAVTDAWVHRRDEIDEMGRRVRDHVHANSSALPVADVDLDDRLLDHIVATSLGDEDRAAGGFGGAPKFPPSALLEGLLRASERNGDTAALDAVHRTCVAMARGGIYDQLAGGFARYSVDNDWVVPHFEKMLYDNAQLIRAYAHLARRTGDAFARRITTETVEFLRRDLGVRGGFASSLDADADGVEGSTYVWSPQQLVDVLGPDDGPWAAGVFGVTEAGTFEHGTSTLQLRRDADDADRLASVRSRLLAARAQRPQPARDDKVVTAWNAMAVTALAEAGATLGRTDWIDLAARCARALLDTHLVDGTLRRSSLDGHVGAPVAALDDHAALVTALLTLHQVTGETSWCDEGLAILDAAIELFSDDAEPGAWYDATGNDLMTRPRDPVDGATPAGASLMAEALLAASALAKFGPANRYAELLDQTLARSIVLLAKMPRSAGHWLAVAVARLHGPLQIAVAQSHRSAGELATSARAMAPGGAIVVAGERDSIPLLHGRGPIDGADAAYVCRGTVCDLPVTDRDALAAAIG; translated from the coding sequence ATGAGCGAAGGAAAGCCGACACCTAACCTGCTCGGCAATTCGACCAGCCCGTACCTACGGCAGCATGCCGACAATCCGGTCGCCTGGCAGGAGTGGGGCGACTCGGCACTGGCAGAGGCCGCGCAGCGTGATGTGCCGATCCTGCTGTCGGTCGGCTACGCGGCGTGTCACTGGTGCCATGTGATGGCACACGAGTCGTTCGAGAACGACGTTGTCGCCGCCCAGATGAACCGAGACTTCGTCTGTGTCAAGGTCGACCGGGAAGAACGGCCCGACATCGACGCCATCTACATGAATGCGACGGTGGCGATGACCGGCCAGGGCGGCTGGCCGATGACCTCTTTCCTGACGCCGACGGGTGAACCGTTCTACTGCGGCACCTACTTTCCCGTCACCGCCCGTGGCGGAATGCCGTCGTTTCCGCAGATCATGAGTGCCGTCACCGACGCCTGGGTCCACCGTCGCGACGAGATCGACGAGATGGGCCGCCGGGTCCGCGACCATGTGCACGCGAACAGTTCCGCCTTGCCCGTCGCCGACGTGGACCTCGACGACCGTCTGCTGGACCATATCGTGGCCACCTCGCTGGGTGACGAGGACCGGGCAGCCGGCGGATTCGGCGGGGCACCCAAGTTCCCGCCCTCAGCGCTGCTCGAAGGGTTGCTGCGCGCGTCGGAACGCAACGGCGACACCGCCGCGCTCGACGCGGTACACCGGACGTGTGTCGCGATGGCGCGCGGTGGCATCTACGACCAACTCGCCGGCGGTTTCGCCCGCTACTCGGTCGACAATGACTGGGTGGTGCCACATTTCGAGAAGATGCTGTACGACAACGCGCAGCTGATCCGCGCCTACGCCCACCTCGCGCGCCGCACGGGTGATGCGTTCGCGCGGCGCATCACCACCGAGACCGTCGAGTTCCTTCGCCGCGACCTCGGTGTCCGCGGCGGTTTCGCCTCGTCGCTGGATGCCGACGCCGACGGTGTGGAGGGTTCCACCTACGTCTGGTCGCCGCAACAACTCGTCGACGTCCTCGGGCCCGATGACGGCCCGTGGGCGGCAGGGGTGTTCGGCGTGACCGAGGCCGGGACGTTCGAACACGGGACGTCGACGCTGCAGTTGAGACGCGACGCCGATGATGCCGACCGACTCGCCTCGGTGCGGTCCCGGCTGCTCGCGGCACGCGCGCAGCGGCCACAGCCTGCCCGCGACGACAAGGTGGTCACCGCCTGGAATGCGATGGCGGTGACCGCACTCGCCGAGGCGGGCGCGACGCTGGGCCGCACCGATTGGATCGATCTCGCCGCCCGGTGTGCCCGAGCGCTCCTCGACACCCATCTCGTCGACGGCACACTACGACGGTCTTCGCTCGACGGGCACGTCGGTGCGCCCGTCGCGGCGCTCGACGATCATGCGGCGCTGGTCACCGCTCTCCTCACCCTGCATCAGGTGACCGGCGAAACATCCTGGTGTGATGAGGGATTGGCGATCCTCGACGCTGCGATAGAGCTGTTCTCCGACGACGCCGAGCCGGGCGCCTGGTATGACGCGACAGGCAACGATCTCATGACCCGCCCTCGCGACCCCGTCGACGGGGCGACCCCGGCCGGCGCCTCACTCATGGCCGAGGCGTTGTTGGCGGCCTCCGCGCTGGCGAAATTCGGTCCGGCCAATCGCTATGCCGAGCTGCTCGATCAGACACTTGCGCGGTCGATCGTGCTGTTGGCGAAGATGCCCCGGTCTGCGGGCCATTGGCTGGCCGTCGCGGTGGCTCGACTGCACGGTCCGTTGCAGATCGCGGTCGCGCAAAGCCATCGAAGTGCGGGTGAGCTTGCCACATCGGCCCGTGCTATGGCTCCGGGTGGGGCGATCGTGGTTGCGGGCGAGCGGGATTCGATCCCGCTACTGCATGGTCGGGGCCCCATTGACGGCGCCGATGCCGCCTACGTCTGCCGCGGAACGGTGTGCGATCTCCCGGTTACCGATCGGGATGCGCTGGCTGCCGCAATCGGATGA
- a CDS encoding GNAT family N-acetyltransferase: protein MDEHTEFGVRVAETDDARDRGTHKVVLEVWPHNYAAIALYERHGFVREGLRPGQYRRRNGELWDSLEMGLRLE from the coding sequence ATGGACGAGCACACGGAATTCGGGGTGCGGGTGGCCGAAACCGACGACGCCCGGGACCGCGGAACGCACAAGGTGGTCCTGGAGGTGTGGCCGCACAATTATGCGGCCATCGCGCTCTACGAACGGCACGGCTTCGTTCGTGAGGGGCTGCGTCCCGGCCAGTATCGGCGACGCAACGGTGAACTCTGGGACTCGCTCGAGATGGGGCTGCGGCTGGAGTAG
- a CDS encoding histidine phosphatase family protein: MTDPSTSPSPPVTRRVLLIRHGQTEWSLTDRHTGRTDIDLTPRGEEDARALVGITDRLGLTNPYVFASPRTRARRTAQLAGLTVDEVDDRFAEWDYGDYEGLTRAQIHAAGDPAWTIWTEGGPHGESVEDMTRRVDGAVDAVEQRLADTDVIVVSHGHFSRSFICRFLGWPIGQGSAIDLRPAGAAMMMQLGADRRLCTLVGPEGAAATHAAL, from the coding sequence GTGACCGATCCCAGCACCAGCCCGTCGCCGCCCGTCACCCGCCGCGTCCTGCTCATCCGGCACGGCCAGACCGAATGGTCGCTGACCGACCGCCACACCGGTCGCACCGACATCGATCTGACGCCGCGCGGCGAGGAGGACGCCCGCGCGCTGGTCGGCATCACCGACCGGCTCGGACTGACCAACCCGTATGTGTTCGCCTCCCCGCGCACCCGGGCACGGCGTACCGCCCAACTGGCCGGTCTCACCGTCGACGAGGTCGACGACAGATTCGCCGAATGGGATTACGGCGACTACGAGGGGCTGACCCGGGCGCAGATCCACGCCGCCGGGGATCCGGCATGGACCATCTGGACAGAGGGCGGACCGCACGGTGAGTCGGTCGAGGACATGACCCGGCGGGTCGACGGGGCCGTTGATGCCGTCGAGCAGCGGCTGGCCGACACCGACGTCATCGTCGTGTCGCACGGACACTTCTCCCGCTCGTTCATCTGCCGCTTCCTCGGCTGGCCGATCGGACAGGGTTCGGCGATCGATCTGCGTCCGGCCGGCGCGGCGATGATGATGCAACTCGGCGCCGACCGCCGCCTGTGCACGCTCGTCGGGCCGGAGGGGGCCGCCGCCACGCACGCCGCGTTGTGA